The following are from one region of the Mycolicibacterium diernhoferi genome:
- a CDS encoding phospholipase effector Tle1 domain-containing protein — MKNIVLCFDHSGESNATTLFRLIDQAGQVGWRQYTNRRPEDARAAVASAYTHLVDHWQPGDDVFVFGAGSGAACAQALTRLLGTIGVLDGELRSYMLATYALPRTARTAQEWRHVTEVAAGLAERDDITLTVRFLGLWDTVRVRGTAGPVNVVAGRHALAIDAARPPQHVEGVDEVWFRGSHRDIVSSPLTLDWMLDGAERAGLRVHRAPSAHVEAESSALNLGLRRLPDNAVVHASVQMHVRTHPGYWRRLPARVQWADGDWLDRGERLLTAGPVAPLQPHTLATAS; from the coding sequence GTGAAGAACATCGTGCTGTGTTTCGACCACTCCGGTGAAAGCAATGCCACCACCCTCTTCCGGCTGATCGACCAGGCCGGCCAAGTTGGCTGGCGGCAGTACACCAACCGCCGTCCCGAGGACGCCCGGGCCGCCGTGGCGTCGGCCTACACCCATCTCGTCGACCACTGGCAGCCCGGCGATGACGTCTTCGTCTTCGGGGCAGGCAGCGGCGCGGCGTGCGCGCAGGCGCTGACCCGACTGCTCGGCACCATCGGCGTGCTCGACGGCGAACTGCGCAGCTACATGCTGGCCACCTACGCCCTGCCCCGTACCGCGCGCACCGCGCAGGAATGGCGCCACGTCACCGAGGTCGCCGCCGGCTTGGCCGAGCGCGACGACATCACCCTGACGGTCCGGTTCCTCGGCTTGTGGGACACCGTCCGCGTCCGCGGCACGGCGGGACCGGTCAACGTGGTCGCGGGCCGGCACGCATTGGCGATCGACGCCGCCCGGCCCCCACAGCATGTCGAGGGTGTCGACGAGGTGTGGTTCCGCGGATCGCACCGCGACATCGTCTCCAGCCCGCTCACCCTGGACTGGATGCTCGACGGCGCCGAACGGGCCGGGCTGCGGGTGCACCGGGCACCGTCGGCGCACGTGGAGGCCGAGAGTTCGGCACTGAATCTGGGTTTACGCCGGCTGCCCGACAACGCCGTCGTGCACGCCAGCGTCCAGATGCACGTACGGACCCATCCGGGGTACTGGCGCCGGCTGCCCGCCCGCGTCCAGTGGGCCGACGGGGACTGGCTGGACCGCGGTGAGCGACTGCTGACCGCCGGACCGGTCGCCCCGCTGCAACCACACACCCTGGCCACAGCCAGCTAA
- a CDS encoding DUF4352 domain-containing protein, translating to MTTPPTTAGWYPDPDGSGGQRYWDGAEWTAQRPDAPESTAETSAWPAELPPWPEEDMEMPSWEEAGKAEPPTEEPEPVEPEPAAEDFQPTESVESPEPAPAPAEPTEPVDVSETAPAPEPTAAVEEPVAPEGLAPESDVAQFVPPAPEEPLPGQPTATVPLTEPAPGESGGRPAKVYLIGIGALVVVLVGVLIWALTSRGADSDTSEATGADETSEVTGTAGPATNSADQSSAAAETPTGGGAQVVDGEVTITSNGFEVTPTVSAVENELLTKSATGEFVVVRLTLLNNGELPATFLADQQILTAGGQTYTPETESTFYLGGISAVLYPGQPVDVAFAFDVPPGTAPESIEVHGDLASEGGVIPLS from the coding sequence ATGACGACACCGCCGACCACGGCCGGCTGGTACCCGGATCCCGACGGATCCGGTGGTCAACGCTATTGGGACGGCGCGGAGTGGACCGCCCAGCGCCCCGACGCCCCGGAATCCACCGCAGAAACATCCGCCTGGCCTGCGGAATTGCCCCCGTGGCCGGAGGAGGACATGGAGATGCCCTCCTGGGAGGAGGCCGGTAAGGCCGAGCCGCCCACCGAGGAGCCCGAGCCTGTCGAGCCCGAGCCGGCCGCCGAGGATTTCCAGCCCACCGAGTCGGTCGAGTCCCCCGAGCCCGCGCCCGCGCCCGCCGAGCCCACCGAACCGGTCGACGTATCCGAGACCGCGCCGGCGCCGGAACCGACCGCTGCGGTCGAGGAACCGGTCGCCCCGGAGGGCCTCGCACCGGAGAGCGATGTCGCCCAGTTCGTGCCGCCGGCCCCCGAGGAGCCCCTGCCGGGTCAGCCCACCGCGACCGTCCCACTGACCGAGCCGGCGCCCGGCGAATCCGGCGGCCGCCCGGCCAAGGTCTACCTGATCGGCATCGGCGCCCTGGTCGTCGTGCTGGTCGGCGTGCTCATCTGGGCGCTCACGTCCAGGGGCGCGGACTCCGACACGTCTGAGGCCACCGGGGCAGACGAGACCTCCGAGGTCACTGGGACGGCGGGTCCCGCAACGAATTCCGCCGACCAGTCCTCGGCCGCCGCAGAGACCCCGACCGGGGGCGGAGCGCAGGTCGTCGACGGTGAGGTCACCATCACCAGCAATGGCTTCGAGGTCACCCCGACGGTGTCTGCGGTGGAGAACGAGCTGCTCACCAAGTCGGCCACCGGTGAGTTCGTCGTGGTGCGCCTGACCCTGCTCAACAACGGCGAACTTCCCGCGACGTTCCTCGCCGACCAGCAAATACTCACCGCCGGCGGACAGACCTACACCCCCGAGACCGAGAGCACCTTCTACCTCGGCGGCATCTCGGCCGTGCTCTACCCGGGCCAGCCCGTCGACGTTGCCTTCGCCTTCGACGTACCGCCCGGCACCGCACCGGAGTCCATCGAGGTGCACGGCGACCTCGCCAGCGAGGGCGGCGTCATCCCGCTTTCCTGA